In one Granulicella cerasi genomic region, the following are encoded:
- a CDS encoding LacI family DNA-binding transcriptional regulator, translated as MPGKSKSTNPAPTLVDVARLADVGLGTASRALSGQNLVSEETRKRVERAAERLGYQRNELARGLRVKRSGAVGIVVPNIGGPFMAQCIRGAQKVLRQAHYTSIIAFTDGDGRIENEEIDYLIRHQIDGILIVPSDGEDSVLHTTRVSKLPVVAFDQPISASTFDSVLVKNKQAAKVAVQHLIGHGHKRIGCIGIHRHLYTIQQRIDGYRSAIKDAGLPPMLEIVSPDDGSVARQIDIWRAMKQPPTAIFSINELTTLQVIEAFASRSIKVPEELALVAFDDVQLGPFLHPPLTAMVQPASRIGESAATQLLARINGNADEPAKRLQLDLDFVIRGSCGCTPTA; from the coding sequence TTGCCCGGCAAAAGTAAATCGACGAATCCCGCTCCCACCCTGGTTGATGTGGCCCGTTTAGCCGACGTTGGCCTGGGTACAGCCTCGCGTGCCCTGTCGGGCCAGAACCTCGTCAGCGAAGAGACACGCAAGCGCGTCGAACGCGCCGCCGAGCGGCTCGGCTACCAGCGGAATGAGCTAGCCCGCGGACTCCGCGTCAAGCGCTCCGGCGCCGTCGGCATCGTCGTGCCCAACATCGGCGGCCCCTTCATGGCGCAGTGTATTCGCGGTGCGCAGAAGGTCCTGCGCCAGGCGCACTACACCTCCATCATCGCCTTCACCGACGGCGACGGCCGCATCGAGAACGAGGAGATCGACTACCTCATCCGCCACCAGATCGACGGCATCCTCATTGTGCCCTCCGATGGCGAAGACTCCGTGCTGCACACCACGCGCGTCTCCAAGCTGCCCGTCGTCGCCTTTGATCAACCCATCTCGGCAAGCACCTTTGACTCCGTGCTGGTGAAAAACAAGCAGGCCGCCAAGGTCGCCGTGCAGCATCTCATCGGCCACGGCCACAAGCGCATCGGCTGCATCGGCATCCATCGCCATCTCTACACCATTCAGCAGCGTATCGATGGCTATCGCTCAGCGATCAAGGACGCGGGACTTCCGCCTATGCTCGAGATCGTCTCGCCCGACGACGGCAGCGTCGCCCGACAGATCGACATCTGGCGCGCGATGAAGCAGCCGCCCACCGCTATCTTCAGCATCAACGAGCTCACCACCCTGCAGGTCATCGAAGCCTTCGCCAGCCGCAGCATCAAGGTGCCCGAGGAACTTGCGCTCGTGGCCTTCGACGACGTGCAGCTTGGCCCCTTCCTGCATCCACCGCTGACCGCTATGGTGCAGCCCGCCTCGCGCATCGGAGAAAGCGCGGCCACGCAACTGCTCGCGCGCATCAACGGCAACGCCGACGAGCCCGCCAAGCGCCTGCAGCTTGACCTCGACTTCGTCATCCGCGGCTCCTGCGGTTGCACGCCGACGGCTTAG
- a CDS encoding beta-galactosidase, with translation MAFTRRTFLQSTALAAAHVGAARGFGLHALSESAAVRFDARSLIVHGKRVLLLCGELHYSRSTPEMWPALLDHCVALGLNAISTYCFWNIHEPQPGHFHFTEDADLRLFLRLCAERKLFVFLRVGPYCCAEWNFGGFPVWLRDVPGITFRTLNAPYQQRVASYLTRLTEEVRPFLASNGGPIVLVQVENEYSHISKRYGAEGQQYLRWMVELAERIGLGKVPLTQCEGSAQGALATANSDTVTPEHVDEMHVAAPNAPALWSELYPSWYALWGQPHPTPRQPQTLATAILNFLSAGGAGFNYYMWHGGTNFGRTAMYLQTTSYDFDAPLEEYGSPSALGLELGRLHSALHTAQPLLLEGARERKALSATQTEATWTHAGDTLTLALDTAGGGTAELRLNGRTLYKTSAAAPPKPQNWTTVATNFSWQHAAEPLPRAAHPHTSAEEPVEQLLLTHDTTDYCWYSTTIEGPIRSGAELAIPYGGDLFYLYLNSQLVERNLGSLYENRGPIVPHSDRYPFIVANHHDNEHDDGYRFVFKLPAMPPGHHRIDLLSVAIGLIKGDWQIGYPMNMERKGIWQGVQLDGKPLHGWTMTPGLRGPQAETAHAADGLTWYTTSFSLPLASQSHEDVYRLDATGLTKGSLELNGHALGRHWLLSPAGSDQPSQRYYHVPRAWLKEHNTLRIFDEQGGTPTLLSLQRRRGG, from the coding sequence TTGGCTTTCACTCGTCGTACGTTTCTGCAATCCACCGCCCTCGCGGCCGCGCATGTCGGCGCAGCGCGGGGCTTTGGTCTTCATGCGCTCAGCGAAAGCGCCGCCGTACGCTTTGACGCGCGCTCGCTGATCGTCCACGGTAAGCGTGTGCTGCTGCTCTGCGGCGAGCTGCACTACTCCCGCTCCACGCCGGAGATGTGGCCCGCACTCCTGGACCACTGCGTCGCGCTCGGGCTCAATGCCATCTCCACCTACTGCTTCTGGAACATCCACGAACCGCAGCCCGGCCACTTCCACTTCACCGAAGACGCCGACCTGCGCCTCTTCCTGCGCCTCTGCGCCGAACGCAAGCTCTTCGTCTTCCTCCGCGTCGGCCCCTACTGCTGCGCCGAGTGGAACTTCGGCGGCTTTCCGGTGTGGCTCCGCGATGTACCGGGCATCACCTTCCGCACGCTGAACGCGCCGTATCAGCAGCGCGTCGCCAGCTATCTCACGCGGCTTACAGAAGAGGTGCGGCCCTTCCTCGCCAGCAACGGCGGCCCCATCGTGCTCGTGCAGGTGGAGAACGAGTATAGCCACATCAGCAAGCGCTACGGCGCTGAAGGCCAGCAATACCTGCGCTGGATGGTGGAGCTCGCCGAACGCATCGGCCTCGGCAAGGTTCCGTTGACGCAATGCGAAGGCAGCGCGCAAGGTGCGCTCGCCACCGCCAACAGCGACACCGTAACGCCCGAGCACGTGGACGAGATGCACGTCGCTGCGCCCAACGCGCCCGCGCTCTGGTCCGAGCTCTATCCGAGCTGGTACGCCCTTTGGGGCCAGCCACACCCCACGCCACGACAACCGCAAACCCTCGCCACCGCCATCCTGAACTTCCTCTCTGCCGGCGGCGCAGGCTTCAACTATTACATGTGGCACGGTGGCACGAACTTCGGTCGCACCGCCATGTATCTGCAGACCACCAGCTACGACTTCGACGCTCCGCTTGAAGAGTACGGCTCACCCAGCGCGCTTGGCCTCGAGCTGGGTCGCTTGCATAGCGCGCTGCACACCGCGCAGCCCTTGCTGCTCGAGGGCGCACGCGAGCGCAAGGCCCTCTCCGCCACGCAGACCGAGGCCACATGGACGCACGCCGGCGATACCCTCACCCTCGCGCTGGACACCGCCGGCGGCGGCACCGCCGAACTCCGCCTGAACGGTCGCACGCTCTACAAGACCTCCGCCGCCGCGCCGCCGAAGCCGCAAAACTGGACCACCGTCGCCACGAACTTCTCCTGGCAACACGCCGCCGAGCCGCTACCCCGCGCCGCGCATCCCCACACCTCCGCCGAAGAACCGGTCGAGCAGCTCCTGCTCACCCACGACACCACCGATTACTGCTGGTACTCCACCACCATCGAAGGCCCGATACGCTCCGGCGCGGAGCTTGCTATCCCCTACGGCGGAGACCTCTTCTACCTCTACCTCAACAGCCAGCTCGTCGAGCGCAACCTCGGCTCGCTCTACGAAAATCGCGGCCCCATCGTCCCGCATAGCGACCGCTATCCGTTCATCGTCGCGAATCATCACGACAACGAACACGATGACGGATATCGCTTCGTCTTCAAACTGCCCGCGATGCCGCCCGGCCACCATCGCATCGATCTGCTCTCTGTGGCCATCGGCCTCATCAAGGGCGACTGGCAGATCGGCTACCCCATGAACATGGAGCGCAAAGGCATCTGGCAAGGCGTGCAGCTTGACGGCAAGCCCTTGCACGGCTGGACCATGACACCCGGCCTGCGCGGCCCGCAAGCCGAAACCGCCCACGCCGCCGACGGCCTTACCTGGTACACGACATCGTTCTCGCTTCCTCTGGCCAGCCAATCGCACGAAGATGTCTACCGCCTCGACGCCACTGGCCTCACGAAGGGCTCGCTCGAGCTGAACGGCCACGCGCTCGGACGCCACTGGCTCCTCTCACCCGCCGGCAGCGACCAACCCTCACAGCGTTACTATCACGTGCCACGAGCGTGGTTGAAGGAGCACAATACATTGCGCATTTTCGACGAGCAGGGCGGCACTCCAACACTGCTTTCCCTGCAACGGCGCCGCGGCGGCTGA
- a CDS encoding carboxypeptidase regulatory-like domain-containing protein, with amino-acid sequence MATHSIGRALRHVSFFCTLLLLSVFLGTGAFAQTSQGSINGEVKDATGALVPGALVTATNTDTHVKLHVKSNSSGLYTFTSLVPGPYEIEATAQGFSRIVVTNITVSAAQSVTTNVQLATGSDTFQVTVESADSLLSKDVSDVSTTVDHALIESLPYPEQSALEAALLVPGVTGDPLNPGGIATENPSAFTSYVLPGANITVGGSQPGQTALLIDGSDVMQASYPRSGLNLSGRNVGEMTVVTSGMSAKYGRTSSGAIVMSSAAGTSKYHGSVTWRHTDPWWNAYPLGGTLKNNIHENYYGFYLNGPLYIPRLYPHKDKTFFEVSFEPARLRNRTGQRTTYFTPAELQGKFNDSLIFVNQTTLKTQGWDAARAAPHIANSGLYNHASGYDANGFPAGTSLNTYTPVPGGPITDCSDIWRSANPGATTCPNDISNLLAHNAFAQFVIGNLPTPSNPGPNATFDRADGGYQTDGTNGTYARGVYNIDNRYNVRIDHVFNNSNQIYVRFTSIPVSALRYFATDVNNPLNQTPTDAAHTYDVAIGYTRVLTNTLVSNFHYSWLRVNQPRKAPPSSTNADYAAKYGLTPAVVGYGLPSLGNFAQNGYSYTPQIGVGNSQINIDQNFIVGDDITWTWHRHQFQFGGDMRWYQSNQYDLSGLTGGKYSFAAGETGNGTTNSGSTLASFIQGTITSFTNTPISVPGYYRWRYYAGYFQDDWRALPSLTINIGVRYEVETPRMEKNNNQAFMNPSYQGTVNSMASQGAFCFSGACGTGQSLWPTNHWGLEPRVGISWAPTRKSTIRASYTIGRPPLSGQENIPDPNLNVGASSVGGVNGGTTPGWIVNYITNPIPANSLKSAYTALNGQRGPFNFSTGISPVFVDQSNAVPYVQTWGLTLQYQPLARTVVQVSYQGVKGTHLYGGFNYPRNTPALGVIVAAVQAGKNLAAQSNNTYNIRNNNNDPTAAILQETALQKLYPYQNFFNQTLPEIYPRRGTMHYNAIYVSVNQRLTKDLTFLSNWSWSKSLDNVAANAGFAGGFGTAPPQNPFDTRAELSLSSFDQPSRFRAGYSYSLPFGFNRRFKTGVRVIDQIIGGFTTSGIASMMSGFPNYVALGNPGYYQSVTPKGVDQCNPGGTAQYCVFSALPAGYTLRPNRVPGVPVINPNWKKNPFNSLSTVTPYLNPAAFSIPGAPGAPALGNVPRTMGDARSPREFFFDMRVAKDFKVYKKYRVQVNANFSNVFNHPVYFGVNGRTLLSSFSPDTTTGKFPTVPNNNISQYSGTNVSFGTLAAVNTQGISRVVRFGAEFNF; translated from the coding sequence TTGGCAACACATTCTATCGGTCGCGCTCTACGTCACGTCAGCTTTTTCTGCACCCTTCTTTTGCTCTCCGTATTCCTCGGCACAGGCGCCTTCGCGCAGACCAGTCAGGGCTCGATCAACGGTGAAGTGAAGGACGCGACCGGCGCCCTCGTCCCCGGCGCACTCGTCACCGCGACCAACACCGACACCCACGTCAAGCTGCATGTAAAGTCCAACTCCAGCGGCCTCTACACCTTCACCTCGCTGGTCCCCGGCCCCTACGAGATCGAGGCCACCGCGCAGGGCTTCTCGCGCATCGTTGTCACGAACATCACGGTCAGCGCCGCGCAGTCGGTCACGACCAACGTGCAACTCGCCACCGGCAGCGACACCTTCCAGGTCACCGTGGAGTCGGCCGACTCGCTGCTCTCGAAGGACGTCTCAGACGTCAGCACCACCGTTGACCACGCGCTGATCGAGTCGCTGCCCTATCCCGAGCAGTCTGCGCTCGAGGCCGCGTTGCTCGTGCCTGGCGTCACCGGCGATCCGCTGAACCCAGGCGGCATCGCCACGGAGAACCCCTCGGCCTTCACCAGCTACGTGCTGCCCGGCGCGAACATCACCGTCGGCGGTTCGCAACCCGGCCAGACGGCGCTGCTCATCGACGGCTCCGACGTGATGCAGGCCAGCTATCCGCGCTCAGGCTTGAACCTTTCCGGCCGCAACGTCGGCGAGATGACGGTCGTCACCAGCGGCATGTCGGCCAAGTACGGTCGCACCTCCAGCGGTGCCATCGTCATGTCCTCCGCCGCCGGCACCAGCAAATATCACGGCTCGGTCACCTGGCGTCATACCGATCCCTGGTGGAACGCGTACCCGCTCGGCGGCACGCTGAAGAACAACATCCACGAGAACTACTACGGCTTCTATCTCAACGGCCCGCTTTACATCCCCAGGCTTTATCCGCACAAGGACAAGACCTTCTTCGAGGTCAGCTTCGAGCCTGCGCGCCTGCGCAACCGCACCGGTCAGCGCACTACCTACTTCACGCCCGCTGAACTGCAAGGCAAGTTCAACGACTCGCTCATCTTCGTCAACCAGACCACGCTGAAGACGCAGGGCTGGGACGCCGCCCGCGCCGCGCCGCACATCGCCAACTCGGGCCTTTACAACCATGCCTCTGGCTACGACGCCAACGGCTTCCCTGCCGGGACCTCACTGAATACCTACACCCCTGTGCCCGGTGGGCCCATCACCGACTGCAGCGATATCTGGCGCAGCGCCAACCCCGGTGCCACCACCTGCCCCAACGACATCTCGAACCTCCTCGCGCACAATGCCTTCGCGCAGTTCGTCATCGGCAACCTGCCCACACCCTCCAACCCCGGCCCCAACGCCACCTTCGACCGTGCCGATGGCGGATACCAGACTGACGGCACCAACGGCACCTACGCCCGCGGCGTCTACAACATCGACAACCGCTATAACGTGCGCATCGACCACGTCTTCAACAACTCCAACCAGATCTATGTCCGCTTCACGAGCATTCCGGTCTCCGCGCTGCGCTACTTCGCCACGGACGTGAACAACCCGCTGAACCAGACGCCGACCGACGCGGCCCATACCTACGACGTCGCCATCGGCTACACGCGCGTGCTCACCAACACGCTCGTCAGCAACTTCCACTACTCGTGGTTGCGCGTCAACCAGCCGCGCAAAGCCCCACCGAGCTCGACCAACGCGGACTATGCTGCCAAATACGGTCTTACGCCCGCGGTGGTTGGTTACGGCCTCCCCTCACTCGGCAACTTCGCACAAAACGGTTACAGCTACACCCCGCAAATCGGTGTCGGCAACTCACAGATCAACATCGACCAGAACTTCATCGTCGGCGACGACATCACCTGGACCTGGCACCGTCACCAGTTTCAATTCGGCGGCGACATGCGCTGGTACCAGTCCAATCAGTACGACCTGAGCGGTCTCACTGGCGGCAAGTACTCCTTCGCCGCCGGGGAGACCGGCAACGGCACCACCAACAGCGGAAGCACACTCGCCAGCTTCATTCAGGGCACGATCACCAGCTTCACCAACACGCCCATCTCCGTGCCCGGCTACTATCGCTGGCGCTACTACGCCGGCTACTTCCAGGACGACTGGCGCGCCCTGCCCAGCCTCACCATCAACATCGGCGTGCGCTATGAAGTGGAAACACCGCGCATGGAAAAGAACAACAACCAGGCCTTCATGAACCCCAGCTATCAGGGCACGGTTAACAGCATGGCCTCTCAGGGCGCCTTCTGCTTCTCGGGCGCCTGCGGCACCGGCCAGTCGCTTTGGCCCACCAACCACTGGGGCCTTGAGCCGCGCGTCGGCATCTCCTGGGCGCCTACGCGCAAGTCCACCATCCGCGCTTCTTACACCATCGGACGTCCCCCGCTCAGCGGGCAGGAGAACATTCCCGACCCCAACCTCAACGTTGGCGCTTCCAGCGTCGGCGGCGTGAACGGCGGTACCACCCCGGGCTGGATCGTGAACTACATCACCAACCCGATCCCCGCGAACTCGCTCAAGTCCGCCTACACCGCGTTGAACGGACAGCGTGGCCCCTTCAACTTCTCCACCGGCATCTCGCCCGTCTTCGTCGACCAGTCCAACGCGGTGCCCTACGTGCAGACCTGGGGACTCACGCTGCAGTACCAGCCACTGGCGCGCACGGTCGTGCAGGTCAGCTACCAGGGCGTGAAGGGTACACACCTCTACGGTGGCTTCAACTATCCGCGCAACACGCCTGCACTCGGCGTCATCGTTGCCGCCGTGCAGGCGGGCAAGAACCTCGCCGCGCAGAGCAACAACACCTACAACATCCGCAACAACAACAACGACCCCACCGCTGCCATCCTGCAGGAAACAGCGCTGCAGAAGCTTTACCCCTACCAGAACTTCTTCAACCAGACCCTGCCGGAGATCTATCCGCGCCGCGGCACCATGCACTACAACGCCATCTACGTCAGCGTGAACCAGCGCCTGACCAAGGACCTCACCTTCCTCAGCAACTGGTCATGGTCCAAGAGCCTCGACAACGTAGCGGCCAACGCGGGCTTTGCCGGCGGCTTTGGCACCGCACCTCCGCAGAACCCTTTCGATACGCGCGCCGAACTCTCGCTCTCGTCCTTCGATCAGCCGAGCCGCTTCCGCGCCGGCTACAGCTACTCGCTGCCCTTCGGCTTCAACCGCCGCTTCAAGACCGGCGTCCGCGTCATCGATCAGATCATCGGCGGCTTCACCACCTCGGGCATCGCCTCCATGATGTCCGGCTTCCCCAACTACGTCGCGCTCGGCAACCCCGGCTACTACCAGTCGGTCACGCCGAAGGGCGTCGATCAGTGCAACCCCGGCGGCACCGCGCAGTACTGCGTCTTCTCCGCACTGCCCGCGGGATACACGCTGCGCCCCAACCGCGTTCCCGGCGTTCCGGTCATCAATCCCAACTGGAAGAAGAACCCCTTCAACTCACTCAGCACCGTGACGCCGTATCTCAATCCTGCGGCGTTCTCCATCCCCGGGGCACCCGGCGCACCTGCGCTCGGCAACGTGCCGCGCACCATGGGCGATGCCCGCTCCCCGCGCGAGTTCTTCTTTGACATGCGCGTTGCCAAGGACTTCAAGGTCTACAAGAAATATCGCGTGCAGGTGAACGCCAACTTCTCCAACGTCTTCAACCACCCGGTCTACTTCGGCGTGAACGGACGCACGCTCCTCAGCTCCTTCTCCCCCGACACCACGACCGGCAAGTTCCCCACCGTTCCCAACAACAACATCAGCCAATACAGCGGCACCAACGTCAGCTTCGGCACCCTCGCCGCCGTAAACACGCAAGGCATCTCTCGCGTCGTACGCTTTGGCGCCGAATTCAACTTCTAA